The region GCGCGATGGGCGTTTCCAGCACCCCCAGCTCCTGCACCTGGATCAGGCCGGTGCTTTTGCCGAAACCGTTGATCACCTCGACCGCCGCCGGCACCTTGTCCCGATACGGATCGCCCGCGTGCGGACGCAGCACCGTCACGCCGGTCTGGATCGGCCCGTCGTCCAATGTGACGTGGCCGACGGTCACGCCCGGAACGTCGCAGATACTGTCCAGTGTTCCCGCGGGTAGCCTGCCTATGCGTGGCGATGCCTGCTTGCCTTCCATGATGCCGATTGCTCCTGAATCCCTGTAAACGGATTCGATAATTCTGCTTGTGCGCCGGCCACGCGGCCGGCGCACCATGGACAACGGCCCATCCCGGGCCGTCGTCGTCTTGCTTACTTGCGGTCGATCTTGGGATCGAGCGCGTCCCGCAGGCCGTCACCCAGCAGGTTGAAGGCCAGCACGGTCAGGAAGATGGCCAGCGCCGGGAAGATGGCGATGTGCGGCGACGTCACCATGTCCGCGCGCGCCTCGCTCAGCATGGCGCCCCATTCCGGCGTGGGCGGCTGCGCGCCCATGCCCAGGAAGGACAGGCTGGCCGCCGTGATGATGGACGTACCCACGCGCATGGTGCCGTACACCACGATGGGCGAGATCGTGCCGGGCAGGATGTGACGCATGATGATGGTCCAGTCCGACGCGCCCACGCTCTTGACCGCCTCGACGTAGGTCATATGCTTGATGGCCAGCGTATTGCCGCGCACCAGGCGGGCAAAGGCCGGCACGCTGAACACGGCCACGGCCACCACCACGTTGACCATGCTGGAACCCAGAATGGCCACCACGCCGATCGCCAGCAGCATGCCGGGGAAAGCCAGCAGCACGTCCGACACACGCATCGTGATGCGTTCCCACCAGCCTTCGTAATAGCCGGCCAGCAGGCCCATGGCGGTACCGACGATGGCGCCCAGCGCCACCGACACGAAGCCGGCAATGAGCGAGATGCGCGAGCCCATCAGGATGCGGCTGAAGATGTCGCGGCCCAGCGAATCCACGCCCAGCCAGTGGGTCAGCGACGGGCCCGCGTTGAGCTGGTCGTAGTCGAAGAAGTTCTCGGCGTCGAAGGGCACCAGCCAGGGCGCGAACACCGCCGCCAGCACCAGCAGCAGCACGAAGAAGGCCGCGGCCACCGCAAGATGCTGCTTCTTGAATTTGCGCCAGAACTCGCTGAACGGCGTGCGCACATCGGTGGACGCGGCCGGCGCGGCGGGCGGCGCCGACGAGGGGGTAACAGTATTGATATTGCTCATGGCCGGCTCACTTATAGCGAATGCTGGGATTGATGACGCCGTAAAGCACGTCCACGGCCAGATTGATCACGATGAATTCGAAAGAGAACAGCAGCACCAGCCCCTGGATCACGGGGTAGTCGCGCTGGGTCACCGCGTTGACCAGCAGATTGCCCAGGCCGGGCCAGCTGAACACGGTTTCCACCACGATGGAGCCGCCCAGCAGGAAGCCGAACTGCAAACCCATCATGGTGATCACGGGAATCATGGCGTTGCGCAGCGTGTGCTTGATCACCACCACGCGCTCGGACAAGCCCTTGGCGCGCGCGGTGCGCACGAAGTCTTCCTGGATCACTTCGACGAAGGACGCGCGGGTGAAGCGCGCCATCACGGCGGCCACGGCGGCGCCCAAGGTGAGCGAAGGCAGGATGTAGTGTTTCCAGCTCGATGCACCGACGGTCGGCAACCAGCCCAGCTGCACCGAGAACACCTGCATCAGCATCATGCCCAGCGCGAAGGCGGGGAAGGAAATGCCGGAAACGGCCAGGGTCATGCCCAGGCGGTCGGGCCATTTATTACGCCAGACCGCGGATACGATGCCGATCACCATCCCGAACACCGTAGCCCAGACCATGCTGGTCAGGGTCAACAGCAGCGTCGGATTGAAACGGTCGGCGATTTCAGTCGTCACCGGACGCTTGCTGCGCAGCGAAGTGCCCAGGTCACCCTGCAGCATGTGCTGGAAATAACGCACGAATTGCTGCGGCATCGGCAGATCCAGGCCAAGTTCCTTGCGCATCAGCTCGACGGTTTGCTCGTCGGCATCCTGGCCGGCGGCCAGTCGTGCGGGATCACCCGGCAGCATGTGCACGAACAGGAACACCACCACCGAAACCAGCAGCAGCGTGGGGATCATGCCTAGAAGGCGTTTGACGATATAGGAGAACATTTAGATCATTCCAGCGCGCGGCGCCCCGCATCGGATGTACTGAGAGGCGCCGCGTGAACTTGCGGCAAAACGGCGCGCGCCGCTCCCGCATCACGGGCGCGGCGCGCGGATCGTCGCGGTTTACTGCTTCAGGTCGATGTCGCCGAACCAGAAGTTGGTATCCGGCTGCACATACACGCCCGTCAGGTTCTTGGCTTTCGCATACACGTTGTTCTGCGTCACCAGGAATGCCCAGGGCGCATCCTTCCAGATGGTTTCCTGTGCGTCCTTGTACAGCGCGGTCTTCTCGTCGCGGTTGGACGTGCTGAGCGCCTTGCTCAGGTCCGCATCAACCTTGGGGTTCGAGTAGTACGACACGTTGTTCAGCACGGGCGGATAGGACGTGCTGGCCAGCAAGGGACGCAGGCCCCAGTCGGCTTCGCCGGTCGAGGACGACCAGCCAGCGTAGTACAGGCGGACCTGTGCGTCTTCGGGCTTCTGCACCTGCTGCACGCGCTGCACGCGCTGGCCGGATTCGAGCACTTCCACCGACACCTTGATGCCGACCTGAGCCAGCTGCTGCTGCAGGAACTGCACCACCTTGACCGACGTGCCGTCGTTATAGGCCGACCACAAGGTGCTTTCGAAACCGTTGGGATAACCGGCTTCCTTCAGCAGCTCGCGCGCCTTGGCGGGATCGTAGGCGTATTCGCCGATCTTGGTCGCGTAGTCCACGCCTTGCGGCACCACCCCGGCCACGGGGCTGGCGTAGCCGGCGAAGGCCACCTTGGCCAGGGCCTGCTTGTTGATGGCGTAGTTGATGGCCTGGCGCACCTTGACGTTGTCGAAGGGCTTCTTCATCGTGTTCATGGACAGGTAACGCGCCATGATCGAGTTCTTGTCGTTGACCAGGTCCAGCTTGTCGCTCTTGGCCAGCACGGCGGCCTGCTCGAACGGCACCGGGAAAGCGAACTGCGCTTCGCCCGTCTGCACCACGGCGGCACGGGTGTTGTTGTCCGTGACGGTGCGGAAGGTCAGCGTGTCGATCTTCGGATAGCCCTTCTTCCAGTAGCCGTCGAACTTCTTGACCTTCAGGTATTCAGCCGGCTTCCACTCGACGAATTCGAAGGGACCGGTACCGACCGGGTGGAAACCGATGTCCTTGCCCCACTTCTTCAGCGCGGTGGGCGAGATCATCATGGCCGACGAGTGCGCCAGCGCGTTGATGAAGGCCGAGAACGGCTTCTTCAGCGTGATGCGCACGGTGTAGGGATCGACCACTTCGGTCTTGTCGACCTGGTTGAACTGCGTATAGCGGCTCAGGCGGTTCTCGGGATTCGACACGCGGTCATAGTTGACCTTGACGGCGTCGGCGTTGAAATCCGTGCCGTCCTGGAACTTGACGCCTTGGCGCAGCTTGATCGTGTAGACCAGGCCGTCCGGGCTCACCTCGTAGCCGGTGGCCAGCAGCGGCTGGATCTTCAGGTCCTTGTCGAACTCGAACAGGCCTTCATAGTAGGCCTTGCCGACAGCCTGGTTCAGCGTGCTGATGGTGTTGTACGGGTCCAGCGTTTCCAGGGCGATGGCGACGGCGAAGGTCACGTCCTTGCTGGCGTGGGCCAGCGGGGACGCGAGCATACCGAACGCCAGGGTGGCGGCAGCCATCATGCGGGTCGGGCGCAGTAGTTTCATGATGAAGCACTCCTGAGATCGAGTAAGGAGGTTTGGTGGTTGGAAAAAAAGCTCAGTACGCCCCGCCCAGCGCATGCCGGGCGACGTAATGATCGGGACCGACGTTCACCAGCGGTTCGACCAGGGGGTCGTCGCCCGGCTTACGCACGGGGCTGGGGATTTCTTCGGTCAACAACTGGCGCTTCAGGTGACGGCGTGCCGGATCGGCGATGGGCACGGCCGCCATCAGCTTCCTGGTATACGGGTGCTGCGGATTCTCGAAGATGGCGCGGCGCGGCCCGATCTCGACGATCTGGCCCAGGTACATCACCGCCACGCGGTGGCTGATGCGCTCGACCACCGCCATGTCATGCGAGATGAACAGGAAGGACACGCCCAGGTCGCGCTGCAGGTCGATCATCAGGTTGACGATCTGCGCCTGGATGGACACGTCCAGCGCGGACACGGATTCGTCGGCGATCACCACCTTGGGGTTCAGCGCCAGGGCGCGCGCGATGCAGATGCGCTGGCGCTGGCCGCCGGAGAACTCGTGCGGATAACGCTGCGCCATTTCCGGCGGCATGCCGACCCGTTCCAGCAGCTCGGCGACGCGGCGCTCGGCCTGCTTGCCGCTGGCCACGCCGTGCACCAGCAGGGGTTCCATGATGGAAAAGCCCACGGTCACGCGCGGATCGAGCGACGCGAAGGGATCCTGGAAGACGAACTGCATGTCGCGGCGCAGCGTCTGCATTTCGGCGCCCTTCAGCTTGCCGATGTCGCGGCCTTCCAGCAGGATGGTGCCGGACTGGCTTTCCGTCAGGCGCAGCAGCGAGCGGCCGGTGGTCGACTTGCCGCAGCCGGACTCGCCCACCAGAGCCAGGGTTTCGCCCGGATAGAGGTCGAAGCTGACCTTTTCGACGGCGTGCACACGGCCGCGCACGCGGCCCAGGATGCCGCCGCGCAAGTCGAAGCGCGTCACCAGGTCGCGCACGCTCAGGATCGGTTCACCGCTGGCGCGCGGCGAAACCTGCTGCGGCTCGGTGACAGGGTGATCGGCGGCGGCCGCGATGGCCGCGCCATCCACCTTCGCCGCCTTGTCCACCTGCACCAGCTCGAAGCGGGCCGGCAGGTCGGTTCCGGTCATCGAGCCCAGGCGGGGCACGGCGGACAGCAAAGCCTTGGTATAGGCATGCGCCGGCGCGGAGAAGATCTGTTCAGACGGGCCTTCCTCGACCTTGTCGCCGCGGTACATGACCAGCACGCGATCAGCCACTTCCGCCACCACGCCCATGTCGTGGGTGATGAACACCACGCCCATGTGCATTTCTTCCTGCAGCGCGCGGATCAGTTGCAGGATCTGCGCCTGGATCGTCACGTCCAGCGCGGTGGTCGGCTCGTCGGCGATCAGCAGAGCCGGCTTGCAGGCCAGCGCCATGGCGATCATGACGCGCTGGCGCATGCCGCCCGACAGCTGGTGCGGAAAGCGATTCATGATGGAGCGCGCTTCCGGGATGCGCACCAGTTCCAGCATGCGCAGGGCTTCGGCGCGCGCGGCGGCGCTGTCCTTGCCCTGGTGCAGGCGGATCGATTCGGCGATCTGGTCGCCGGCCGTGAACACCGGGTTCAGCGACGTCATCGGTTCCTGGAAGATCATCGCCATGTCGGCGCCGCGCACGCCACGCATGGCGCGCTGGCTGGCGCCGGTCAGCTCCAGCACCGCGCCGTTGCGGCGGCGCAGCTGCATGCTGCCCTGGGCGATGCGGCCACCGCCGTGCTCGACCAGGCGCATCAGCGCCAGCGAGGTCACGGACTTGCCGGAACCCGACTCGCCCACGATGGCCAGGGTTTCGCCCCGGTCGACGTGGAAATTGAGGTTGCGCACCGCTTCCACGGTACGCTCCGCGCCTACAAAGCGCACGGTCAGGTCACGGACCTCGACAACCCGGTTTTCCGGCATCGCCAGGCGTTGGGCTCCATCGGCCATCGTTCTATTCCTTGCTAACTTGCACAATACGGAAGGCTGGCGCGCCAGCCTCGCGCTTATCGGTAAATCGAAGCGACCGGGGCCTCGCCCACTCGGGCGTAGCCGCGGTACATGCCCTCGGTGTTGAAGGGCAACGTCACATTGCCTTGGGCGTCGACCGCGATCAGGCCGCCCTTGCCTTCGATGCGCGGCAGCTTGTCGTGAACCACGCTGCGGGCAGCTTCTTCCAGGGACACGCCGCGATATTCCATCTGCGCGGCCACGTCATAGGCCGCCACCATGCGGATGAACATCTCGCCGGTGCCCGTGGTCGACACGGCGCAGGTGGCGTTGGCGGCATAGCAGCCCGCGCCGACCATGGGTGCGTCGCCAACCCGGCCGACCTGCTTGTTGGTGATCCCGCCGGTCGACGTCGCGGCCGCCAGGTTGCCCTGCGCGTCCACCGCCACGGCGCCCACGGTGCCCATCTTGCGATCGGCGTCGAGGGGTTCCGGCTTGGCCGCGGGCACGGGTTGCGAGCGCGCCACCATGGCCTGGCCATCGTGGTCCAGCACCGCGGCACCCGGCTGTTCACGCTGCACGCGCAACAATTGCTCGCGGCGGGCGTCGGTGGAGAAGTACGAGGGATCGACGATTTCCAGGCCCTGCTCGCGGGCGAAATCCTGCGCGCCCTCACCCACGAAGAACACGTGCTTGCTGTTCTCCATGACCTTGCGCGCCGCCAGCACGGGATTGCGCACGCAGTCCACATTGGCGATGGCGCCCGAGCGCAAGGTGGCGCCGTCCATGATGGACGCGTCCAGCTCATGCGTGCCGGCGCTGGTGAACACGGCGCCATGGCCGGCGTTGAACAGCGGACAGTCTTCCAGCAGGCGCACGGCCTCGGTCACGGCGTCCAGGGCCGAACCGCCCTGGGCCAGCACGTCCTGGCCGGCGCGCAGAATGCCTTCCAGCGCGTCCAGATATTTACGTTCCTGTTCAGCCGACATGGCCGCGCGCGACATGGCGCCGGCGCCGCCGTGGATGGCGATAACGGGTTGTTGCTTCATCTCTTACGGTCTCCTGCGCCGTGGATCAGCCACGGCATGACGGACTGGGTCACCCCCACGGCCGCCTGAATCGAATCCTTGGCCTTGTAGGCCACCGCGGCGCCCAATGCTTCGATCAGGCAGAGTGCGGCGGCTTCGGAATTGGACGAGTACTGTCTTTCGCTATGGGCGTAGAGCGCCCCTACGGTGGTGGTCGGCGCCAGCGGCGACGTCGGTTTGTCCGTCATCGCCAGCACCTGCACGCCGGCGGCCTTGGCGGCCGTCGCGAGCGTCACCGTGTCGTTCAAGTAACGCGGAAAGGAAATGGGGATCAGCAGATCCTTGGGCGTCAGCCGGTATATCTGCCGTGCCGCCCAGGATACACCCGCGGGTGTGGCCAGCGATTCCACCGAGCCGCAGTAGACGAACAAGGCGCGCTGCATCAAGCCGGCCAGATAGCCGCTGGCGCCAAAGCCGACGATGGCGATGCGGTCGGCGGCCAGAATGGCGTCGACGGCGCGATCGATGACGCGCGGATCCATGGCTTGCAGGGTGCGGTCGATGTTGCGCGCGTCTTCCCGCAGCGAGTTGGCGAACACGTCGGCCGGGCTGGCCGGCTGGGACAGCTGGGTGCGCAGCCTTTCCACCGGCGCCAGCGCCGACTCGAAGCCGCGCGCCAGTTCGGCGCGGAACTGCGGATAGCCGGGCAGGCCCAGGGTGCGCGCGAAGCGGTTGGCCGTGGCGATGGACACGCCGTTGGCCGCCGCGAATTCGTCGATCGTCATGGTCGCCGCCCGGAACTGGTGCGCCAGCACGTACTCGGCCAGCTTGTGCTGGGAGCGGCTCATCGTGTCCTGGACGCTGGCAATGCGTTCAGAAATCGAGGTAGGGGTGGCGTCTTGCATGGGGGACGGTGGCGGACTCGGCTGACAGAACAAGATGTAAATTTAATTACGGCGCAATTTTAATTAAGAAAATAAATTTTCAAAGTCGGGGTAAACCCCAGCAAAAATGAAAACGCCCCTTGCGGGGCGTTTTCATGCTGTTCAGTAAAGATGCCGGAAACTGCGCGCGGCGCTTATGCGTATCCCGCCGTCACGGGCCCGCGACTCGCCGCATGGGCCCCTGCTCCTTGCCGCCCGGCTGCTCGGCCTCCTTGGCCTCGTCTTCCTTGGCCAGCTTGGGCAGCCTCGCCTCCAGGAAGAAATACAGCAGCGCCGCCAGCGCGAACGGCCCCAGGTAATACACCGCGCGGTAGGTCAGCAGCGTGCCGATGATCTCGTAATGCGGCACCTGTCCGCCCAGCATGGCGACGAACACGGCCTCGACGACGCCCAGCCCGCCCGGAATATGGGTCACCGCC is a window of Bordetella sp. N DNA encoding:
- the gsiB gene encoding glutathione ABC transporter substrate-binding protein GsiB, with protein sequence MMKLLRPTRMMAAATLAFGMLASPLAHASKDVTFAVAIALETLDPYNTISTLNQAVGKAYYEGLFEFDKDLKIQPLLATGYEVSPDGLVYTIKLRQGVKFQDGTDFNADAVKVNYDRVSNPENRLSRYTQFNQVDKTEVVDPYTVRITLKKPFSAFINALAHSSAMMISPTALKKWGKDIGFHPVGTGPFEFVEWKPAEYLKVKKFDGYWKKGYPKIDTLTFRTVTDNNTRAAVVQTGEAQFAFPVPFEQAAVLAKSDKLDLVNDKNSIMARYLSMNTMKKPFDNVKVRQAINYAINKQALAKVAFAGYASPVAGVVPQGVDYATKIGEYAYDPAKARELLKEAGYPNGFESTLWSAYNDGTSVKVVQFLQQQLAQVGIKVSVEVLESGQRVQRVQQVQKPEDAQVRLYYAGWSSSTGEADWGLRPLLASTSYPPVLNNVSYYSNPKVDADLSKALSTSNRDEKTALYKDAQETIWKDAPWAFLVTQNNVYAKAKNLTGVYVQPDTNFWFGDIDLKQ
- the gsiD gene encoding glutathione ABC transporter permease GsiD, whose translation is MSNINTVTPSSAPPAAPAASTDVRTPFSEFWRKFKKQHLAVAAAFFVLLLVLAAVFAPWLVPFDAENFFDYDQLNAGPSLTHWLGVDSLGRDIFSRILMGSRISLIAGFVSVALGAIVGTAMGLLAGYYEGWWERITMRVSDVLLAFPGMLLAIGVVAILGSSMVNVVVAVAVFSVPAFARLVRGNTLAIKHMTYVEAVKSVGASDWTIIMRHILPGTISPIVVYGTMRVGTSIITAASLSFLGMGAQPPTPEWGAMLSEARADMVTSPHIAIFPALAIFLTVLAFNLLGDGLRDALDPKIDRK
- a CDS encoding MurR/RpiR family transcriptional regulator — encoded protein: MQDATPTSISERIASVQDTMSRSQHKLAEYVLAHQFRAATMTIDEFAAANGVSIATANRFARTLGLPGYPQFRAELARGFESALAPVERLRTQLSQPASPADVFANSLREDARNIDRTLQAMDPRVIDRAVDAILAADRIAIVGFGASGYLAGLMQRALFVYCGSVESLATPAGVSWAARQIYRLTPKDLLIPISFPRYLNDTVTLATAAKAAGVQVLAMTDKPTSPLAPTTTVGALYAHSERQYSSNSEAAALCLIEALGAAVAYKAKDSIQAAVGVTQSVMPWLIHGAGDRKR
- a CDS encoding dipeptide ABC transporter ATP-binding protein, whose product is MADGAQRLAMPENRVVEVRDLTVRFVGAERTVEAVRNLNFHVDRGETLAIVGESGSGKSVTSLALMRLVEHGGGRIAQGSMQLRRRNGAVLELTGASQRAMRGVRGADMAMIFQEPMTSLNPVFTAGDQIAESIRLHQGKDSAAARAEALRMLELVRIPEARSIMNRFPHQLSGGMRQRVMIAMALACKPALLIADEPTTALDVTIQAQILQLIRALQEEMHMGVVFITHDMGVVAEVADRVLVMYRGDKVEEGPSEQIFSAPAHAYTKALLSAVPRLGSMTGTDLPARFELVQVDKAAKVDGAAIAAAADHPVTEPQQVSPRASGEPILSVRDLVTRFDLRGGILGRVRGRVHAVEKVSFDLYPGETLALVGESGCGKSTTGRSLLRLTESQSGTILLEGRDIGKLKGAEMQTLRRDMQFVFQDPFASLDPRVTVGFSIMEPLLVHGVASGKQAERRVAELLERVGMPPEMAQRYPHEFSGGQRQRICIARALALNPKVVIADESVSALDVSIQAQIVNLMIDLQRDLGVSFLFISHDMAVVERISHRVAVMYLGQIVEIGPRRAIFENPQHPYTRKLMAAVPIADPARRHLKRQLLTEEIPSPVRKPGDDPLVEPLVNVGPDHYVARHALGGAY
- a CDS encoding isoaspartyl peptidase/L-asparaginase family protein, encoding MKQQPVIAIHGGAGAMSRAAMSAEQERKYLDALEGILRAGQDVLAQGGSALDAVTEAVRLLEDCPLFNAGHGAVFTSAGTHELDASIMDGATLRSGAIANVDCVRNPVLAARKVMENSKHVFFVGEGAQDFAREQGLEIVDPSYFSTDARREQLLRVQREQPGAAVLDHDGQAMVARSQPVPAAKPEPLDADRKMGTVGAVAVDAQGNLAAATSTGGITNKQVGRVGDAPMVGAGCYAANATCAVSTTGTGEMFIRMVAAYDVAAQMEYRGVSLEEAARSVVHDKLPRIEGKGGLIAVDAQGNVTLPFNTEGMYRGYARVGEAPVASIYR
- the gsiC gene encoding glutathione ABC transporter permease GsiC: MFSYIVKRLLGMIPTLLLVSVVVFLFVHMLPGDPARLAAGQDADEQTVELMRKELGLDLPMPQQFVRYFQHMLQGDLGTSLRSKRPVTTEIADRFNPTLLLTLTSMVWATVFGMVIGIVSAVWRNKWPDRLGMTLAVSGISFPAFALGMMLMQVFSVQLGWLPTVGASSWKHYILPSLTLGAAVAAVMARFTRASFVEVIQEDFVRTARAKGLSERVVVIKHTLRNAMIPVITMMGLQFGFLLGGSIVVETVFSWPGLGNLLVNAVTQRDYPVIQGLVLLFSFEFIVINLAVDVLYGVINPSIRYK